Part of the uncultured Desulfobacter sp. genome, TAAGGCTGATGGCGACGCGTGTTACGACGCCATCAAATAGAGCGAAAAAAGGTTTGCCCGATAAGGCCTTATTTCTTCATGGACAGCGAAATTCTTTTTCGGGCGATGTCCACTTCAAGAACACGCACCGTTACCTGCTGGCGGACTTTGACCACCTCATTGGGATCCTTGACAAACCGGTCTGCCAATTGGCTGATGTGAACAAGACCGTCCTGGTGCACCCCGATGTCCACGAATGCGCCGAATGCGGTGACATTGGTCACAATGCCGGGGACCACCATGTCCGGAACCAGATCTTTTATCTCATGGATATTTTTGTCAAAGGAGAATGCCTGGAACGGTTTTCTTGGGTCCCGGCCCGGGGCGGCCAGTTCGGCAACGATGTCCTTGAGCGTGGGAAGGCCCGTGGTCTGTGTCACATAGGCCGCAAGATCCAGCTCCTTTACCGGTGTGTTTGCCGTCATCATTTCTTCCACGCGGCAGCCGATATCTTTGGCCATCTGTTTGACCACGGGATAGGATTCCGGGTGTATTCCGCTGCGGTCCAGGGGGGTTATGCCTTTTTGGATTCTTAAAAATCCTGCGGCCTGTTCAAAGGCTTTTTTGCCTAGACGGGGCACCTTGAGAAACTCGCTTCTGGATGCAAACGCACCGTTTTCATCCCGGTATTTAACCATGTTGGCTGCGATCCCGGCGTTGAGACCCGATACCCGGGATAAAAGCTGTTTTGATGCGGTGTTGGCCTCCACGCCCACCTGGTTGACGCAGGAGACTACCACATCATCCAGGGCTGTTTGAAGCAAGTTCTGGTCCACATCGTGCTGATATTGTCCCACACCGATGGATTTGGGCTCAACCTTGACAAGCTCTGCCAGGGGGTCCATGAGCCGTCTGCCGATGGATACTGCCCCCCTGACCGTAATATCATGGTCCGGGAACTCTTCCCTGGCGGTTTCAGACGCGGAATAAATGGACGCCCCGCTTTCATCCACCATAATTACATCCACATCCTGGGGCAACGCCAGTTCCCTGATAAAGGTTTCGGTTTCCCGGCCGGCCGTGCCGTTGCCCACGGCCACGGCACGGATTTCGTACCGGGAGACAAGTTTGGGGATCAACTGGGCAGCGGATGTTTTTCCATTTGGGGTATGGGGATGGATCACATCATGGTGAACCAGTTTGCCCGTGGCATCCAGGCAGGCGATTTTGCATCCGGTGCGGAAGCCCGGGTCAATGGCCAGCACAGGCCTGCCGCCAAGGGGCGGGGCGAGCAGCACCTGGCGTAAATTGTCCGAGAAGACCGCCACGGCCTTCTCATCGGCCTTTTGCTTGAGAAGGTTCAGCGCCTCATTTTCAATGGATTTGGACAGCAACCGTTTG contains:
- a CDS encoding Tex family protein, which encodes MNIQITISRDTGLKEKQVASVLELLGQGSTVPFIARYRKERTGSLDEVAISDIRDRAARLKELEARKLAIIKSLEERQLYTKELGRLIENADSMTRLEDVYEKYRPKRRTRASIAREKGLEPLALMILAPKTGMNLQREAARFIGPDVASPEDALAGAGDIIAEIINEDAAIRSGIRDLFVKTAVISSTVIKAKAQEGAKFKDYFDWEEPAFKAPSHRILAMLRGAAEKILRVHVLPDEKKALNLIHRVYPGKRQVNDQSREQILAAAEDAYKRLLSKSIENEALNLLKQKADEKAVAVFSDNLRQVLLAPPLGGRPVLAIDPGFRTGCKIACLDATGKLVHHDVIHPHTPNGKTSAAQLIPKLVSRYEIRAVAVGNGTAGRETETFIRELALPQDVDVIMVDESGASIYSASETAREEFPDHDITVRGAVSIGRRLMDPLAELVKVEPKSIGVGQYQHDVDQNLLQTALDDVVVSCVNQVGVEANTASKQLLSRVSGLNAGIAANMVKYRDENGAFASRSEFLKVPRLGKKAFEQAAGFLRIQKGITPLDRSGIHPESYPVVKQMAKDIGCRVEEMMTANTPVKELDLAAYVTQTTGLPTLKDIVAELAAPGRDPRKPFQAFSFDKNIHEIKDLVPDMVVPGIVTNVTAFGAFVDIGVHQDGLVHISQLADRFVKDPNEVVKVRQQVTVRVLEVDIARKRISLSMKK